Sequence from the Ereboglobus luteus genome:
ATTTATCCGGCGAAACTGGAACGGCCTCCAGCTCGAGCGCGTGCAGCGCGACTACATGCTCTGCCTGCGCGTGGGTTACGGTTACGATCCGTCAACAATGACGGCGGACCTTCGCAACGGCATCCTCACGCTCAACCTGCCCGTTCGAGCGGCGAGCGTCGCGCCGCCTGTTCCCGTGCTCGCCGGGGCCGCGTGATAAGCGCGCGGCGTCCAAGGGCTCGCGCACACACTTTGCCGGCAGGTGTTTCCTTCCCCGCAGTCCCGGCCATCCGGGCCGTCTGCGCGGATGGGACGCCGCCGGTGCATGTATTCGAAAACAAATACGCGCGCGATGTTCGCGCGCCAATTTTCCCCTCACGCAAACTCATAAAACATCGTGCTCTCGCCCGGGGGCACGATGGCAAACGGACACCGCAGTTTCGCGTCGATCCCGTCAAGCGCGCGCTGGATCGCCTCGGCGCTGTTGCATTCGCGGCTGAGGTGCGTGAGGTAAATTTGCCGCCACGCCGGGCTCTCCACGGATTCAAGCAGTTCGCGCACCGCGTGATTCGAGAGGTGCCCGTGGCGGCCGCTGATGCGCTGCTTGGTCGACCACGGGCGCCGCTTGTCAGCCTGCAACATTTCCGGGCAATGGTTCGCCTCGACCACCAGCACCTCGGCGTTGCGAATGCGCTCGTGGATGTGCCGCGGCGTGTGCCCCAGGTCGGTCAGCCACGCGACGCTGCGCGCGGCGCCGTTGTTCTCCGGCGCGGCATTGCCGTGATGCGTGAACAAAAAACCCACCGGTTCCTGCGCGTCATGCGGCACGGAAAAACTTTCCACCTGCAGATCGAGAAAATCAAAGCGCGCGCCTGTCTCGAACAACTGCCACGCCGGGGTGTGCT
This genomic interval carries:
- a CDS encoding MBL fold metallo-hydrolase; protein product: MSVPRMRFCILGSGSDGNCALLQTPRARVLIDAGFSARRTNELLAGVGESLANIDAVFITHEHGDHASAICGLAKHAQIKVFANRATARVVQAKLKHTPAWQLFETGARFDFLDLQVESFSVPHDAQEPVGFLFTHHGNAAPENNGAARSVAWLTDLGHTPRHIHERIRNAEVLVVEANHCPEMLQADKRRPWSTKQRISGRHGHLSNHAVRELLESVESPAWRQIYLTHLSRECNSAEAIQRALDGIDAKLRCPFAIVPPGESTMFYEFA
- a CDS encoding Hsp20/alpha crystallin family protein yields the protein MIHTDTTTETDSSNRIAKSEFRNPHYDCQHEGDSMKLIVYVPGVDATGVDITMRGPDLTITARKKRFIRRNWNGLQLERVQRDYMLCLRVGYGYDPSTMTADLRNGILTLNLPVRAASVAPPVPVLAGAA